The proteins below come from a single Crossiella sp. CA-258035 genomic window:
- a CDS encoding LysR family transcriptional regulator yields the protein MEMLHLRYFLAVAEELNFAAAARRLHMAASPLSQRIKDLEHELGQQLFDRDTHHVALTPAGAALLPMAREVLERVNSIPWRLREATGQGRGTVFLGLPSGVHPDLRERVNELAGRVRERFELKRWPGATPDLVTAVREGKLALSLVRLPVADPALELLPVMSERLGAVVPADAFAGRDSVTLAELADLSYVAGPAGEMPGYFEQLDGRLAELGVKKRIRLTGAGYGGVSELISEGLAFSISMLDSRSPMHGYKLANVTVLPFTDFHPRLDTGLLWRHDRAHGGDLDELISAAREVFGEPLEA from the coding sequence GTGGAGATGCTGCACCTGCGCTACTTCCTCGCGGTGGCCGAGGAGCTGAACTTCGCCGCCGCGGCGCGCAGGCTGCACATGGCGGCCTCCCCGCTGAGCCAGCGGATCAAGGACCTGGAGCACGAGCTGGGACAGCAGCTCTTCGACCGGGACACCCACCACGTCGCGCTCACCCCGGCCGGGGCCGCGCTGCTGCCGATGGCGCGCGAGGTGCTGGAGCGGGTCAACTCCATCCCGTGGCGGCTGCGGGAGGCGACCGGGCAGGGTCGCGGCACCGTGTTCCTCGGCCTGCCCTCCGGCGTGCACCCGGACCTGCGCGAGCGGGTCAACGAGCTGGCCGGGCGGGTGCGCGAGCGCTTCGAGCTCAAGCGGTGGCCGGGCGCGACCCCCGACCTGGTCACCGCGGTGCGCGAGGGCAAGCTGGCGCTGTCCCTGGTCCGGCTGCCGGTGGCCGACCCGGCGCTGGAGCTGCTGCCGGTGATGTCCGAACGGCTCGGCGCGGTGGTGCCCGCGGACGCCTTCGCCGGGCGGGACTCGGTCACGCTGGCCGAGCTGGCGGACCTCTCCTATGTGGCTGGTCCGGCCGGGGAGATGCCCGGCTACTTCGAGCAGCTCGACGGCCGGTTGGCCGAGCTCGGGGTGAAGAAACGCATCCGGCTGACCGGCGCCGGATATGGCGGAGTTTCCGAGCTCATTTCCGAAGGACTCGCTTTCAGTATTTCCATGCTCGATTCGCGAAGTCCCATGCACGGCTACAAGCTGGCGAACGTGACGGTGCTGCCGTTCACCGATTTCCATCCGCGCCTGGACACCGGCCTGCTCTGGCGGCATGACCGGGCGCACGGCGGTGACCTCGACGAACTCATTTCCGCTGCTCGTGAGGTCTTCGGCGAACCGCTCGAAGCCTGA
- a CDS encoding CoA transferase, producing the protein MTELTGATGPLDGVRVIDLSTVVMGPYAAQILGDLGADVIKIESPADTARVGHYRTTPGMTSLHLNVNRNKRSVALNLKDETERATALALIGTADVVITNMRPGALSRLGMNYEDLAEANPGLVYAHAQGFRGDSELAGHAAYDETVQAASGLVDIANRALGKPVYLPTILADKVSSLTIVYSVLAALVHRDRTGQGQRIEVPMTDTLLAFNLVEHLAGHVFEPPQGETGFALSMTKGHQAVRTKDGFACVIPYNPQNFRDFFAAAGRPDLAADPRVNGQAVDSADHEALAALIEECAPALTTAEWAEVCAKHSIPMAPVLELDRAHEDPYVRDGHLLDTVEHPTEGPIRAIGIPVRFAATPGSIRRLAPVPGQDTAEVLAELAIR; encoded by the coding sequence ATGACCGAGCTCACCGGCGCCACCGGCCCACTGGACGGTGTGCGCGTGATCGACCTCTCCACCGTGGTGATGGGCCCGTACGCGGCCCAGATCCTCGGTGACCTGGGCGCCGACGTGATCAAGATCGAGTCGCCCGCGGACACCGCGCGGGTGGGGCACTACCGCACCACGCCGGGCATGACCTCGCTGCACCTCAACGTCAACCGCAACAAGCGCAGCGTCGCGCTCAACCTCAAGGACGAGACCGAGCGGGCCACCGCCCTGGCGCTGATCGGCACCGCGGACGTGGTGATCACCAACATGCGGCCCGGCGCGCTGAGCAGGCTCGGCATGAACTACGAGGACCTCGCCGAGGCCAACCCCGGCCTGGTCTACGCACACGCCCAGGGCTTCCGCGGCGACTCCGAGCTCGCCGGCCACGCCGCCTACGACGAGACCGTGCAGGCCGCCTCCGGCCTGGTCGACATCGCCAACCGCGCGCTGGGCAAGCCGGTCTACCTGCCGACCATCCTGGCCGACAAGGTCTCCTCGCTGACCATCGTCTACAGCGTGCTCGCCGCGCTGGTGCACCGCGACCGCACCGGTCAGGGCCAGCGGATCGAGGTCCCGATGACCGACACGCTGCTGGCCTTCAACCTGGTCGAGCACCTGGCCGGGCACGTCTTCGAGCCGCCGCAGGGCGAGACCGGGTTCGCGCTGTCGATGACCAAGGGCCACCAGGCGGTGCGCACCAAGGACGGCTTCGCCTGCGTGATCCCGTACAACCCGCAGAACTTCCGCGACTTCTTCGCCGCCGCCGGACGACCCGACCTGGCCGCCGACCCCAGGGTGAACGGACAGGCCGTGGACAGCGCCGACCACGAGGCCCTGGCCGCGCTGATCGAGGAGTGCGCCCCCGCGCTGACCACCGCCGAATGGGCCGAGGTGTGTGCCAAGCACAGCATCCCGATGGCCCCGGTGCTGGAGCTGGACCGCGCGCACGAGGACCCCTACGTCCGCGACGGCCACCTGCTGGACACCGTCGAACACCCCACCGAGGGCCCCATCCGCGCCATCGGCATCCCGGTCCGCTTCGCCGCCACGCCCGGTTCGATCCGCCGCCTGGCCCCGGTGCCCGGCCAGGACACCGCGGAGGTCCTCGCCGAGCTCGCCATCCGCTGA
- a CDS encoding crotonase/enoyl-CoA hydratase family protein yields the protein MSTTEVRVERIGSTLLITLDRPQARNAVNAAVATGLAAALDELESDPALRAGVLTGAEGTFSAGMDLKAALRGESPEIPGRGFGGLTETELTKPLIAAVEGFAMGGGFELALACDLIVAAEDARFGLPEVKRGLVAAGGGVIRLPQRIPHHLAMELLLTGEPVTGRRAGELGLANRVTAPGEAAAVALQFAEQLALNAPLALAAVKTIVRAAHGVPEPAAFAAQRKHLTQLMASADVREGMTAFAERRAPQWTGE from the coding sequence ATGAGCACCACCGAAGTACGCGTCGAACGGATCGGCAGCACACTGCTGATCACCCTGGACCGCCCGCAGGCCCGCAACGCCGTCAACGCCGCGGTCGCCACCGGACTGGCCGCCGCGCTGGATGAGCTGGAATCCGATCCCGCGCTCCGGGCAGGCGTCCTCACCGGCGCGGAGGGGACCTTCAGCGCGGGCATGGACCTCAAGGCCGCCCTGCGCGGCGAGTCGCCGGAGATCCCCGGCCGCGGGTTCGGCGGCCTGACCGAGACCGAGCTGACCAAACCGCTGATCGCCGCGGTGGAGGGCTTCGCCATGGGCGGCGGGTTCGAGCTGGCGCTGGCCTGCGACCTCATCGTGGCCGCCGAGGACGCGCGGTTCGGCCTGCCCGAGGTCAAGCGCGGCCTGGTCGCCGCGGGCGGCGGAGTGATCCGGCTGCCCCAGCGCATCCCGCACCACCTGGCCATGGAGCTGTTGCTCACCGGCGAGCCGGTCACCGGCCGCCGCGCGGGCGAGCTGGGCCTGGCCAACCGGGTCACCGCGCCCGGCGAGGCCGCCGCGGTCGCCCTGCAATTCGCCGAGCAGCTCGCGCTCAACGCCCCGCTGGCGCTGGCCGCGGTGAAGACCATCGTGCGCGCCGCGCACGGCGTGCCCGAGCCCGCTGCCTTTGCCGCGCAACGGAAGCACCTGACCCAGCTGATGGCCTCGGCCGACGTCCGCGAGGGCATGACCGCCTTCGCCGAGCGCCGCGCCCCGCAGTGGACGGGGGAGTGA
- a CDS encoding acetoacetate decarboxylase — MRINDVRQRVTTPLTSPAFPPVVPRFTDREYLNIVYRTDPEALRAVVPEPLEIDEPLVRFEVMKMGDVSGYGPYTEAGQAIPVTFDGERGEYLHAMHLDNFPATASGREVSAYPKTVGAPRLYVDSGALVGTLDYGTLRVATATMGYKHHELDPRTAEEQITVPTFMLKTIPGYDGTPRVQELVRTEITDLVVKAAYTGPARLQLFQHVLAPLADLPVLEVVAASHILTDLTLAPVKPVFDYLKGARS; from the coding sequence ATGAGGATCAACGACGTCCGGCAGCGGGTGACCACCCCGCTGACCAGCCCGGCCTTCCCGCCGGTGGTGCCCAGGTTCACCGACCGCGAGTACCTCAACATCGTCTACCGCACCGACCCCGAAGCACTGCGGGCCGTCGTGCCGGAGCCGCTGGAGATCGACGAGCCACTGGTCCGGTTCGAGGTGATGAAGATGGGCGATGTCAGTGGGTACGGCCCCTACACCGAGGCCGGCCAGGCGATCCCGGTGACCTTCGACGGTGAGCGCGGCGAGTACCTGCACGCCATGCACCTGGACAACTTCCCGGCCACCGCCTCCGGCCGCGAGGTCAGCGCCTACCCGAAAACCGTTGGCGCGCCACGACTCTACGTGGACAGCGGCGCACTGGTCGGCACCCTGGACTACGGCACGTTGCGGGTGGCCACCGCGACCATGGGCTACAAGCACCACGAGCTGGACCCGCGCACGGCCGAGGAACAGATCACCGTGCCCACCTTCATGCTCAAGACCATCCCCGGCTACGACGGCACGCCCAGGGTGCAGGAGCTGGTGCGCACTGAGATCACCGACCTGGTGGTCAAGGCGGCTTACACCGGTCCCGCCCGCCTCCAGCTGTTCCAGCACGTGCTGGCCCCGCTGGCCGACCTGCCGGTGCTGGAGGTCGTCGCCGCCAGCCACATCCTCACCGACCTGACGCTCGCCCCGGTCAAGCCGGTCTTCGACTACCTGAAGGGAGCACGGTCATGA
- a CDS encoding 3-hydroxyacyl-CoA dehydrogenase NAD-binding domain-containing protein: MSQQFRTAAVIGAGTIGLSWTALFAGHGLTVRVSDPRPDLAEAVAAALTEFGPHLAAQGLDVTGLAERVQLADSVAEAVRDADVVQENGPERVEFKKDLFATLVREAPQHALLLSSSSAIPSSAFTGELAAADRILIGHPFNPPHLIPLVEVVPGERTSEQSVVAAVDFYTFLGRTPVVERKEIPGFVGNRLQNALSREAIYLVEQGVVTPEDLDRVVTSSLGIRWATVGPFLGSHLGGGPGGYRHMAEHIGKSMKQLWAGLGQPSQDEEQQERLIEAVEKAYGSSTYSALAEARDRKQIAVLSALDSASKEEN, translated from the coding sequence ATGAGCCAGCAGTTCCGCACCGCCGCGGTGATCGGCGCAGGCACCATCGGCCTGTCCTGGACGGCGCTGTTCGCCGGACACGGCCTGACCGTCCGGGTCAGCGACCCGCGGCCGGACCTCGCCGAGGCCGTCGCCGCCGCGCTCACCGAGTTCGGCCCACACCTGGCCGCACAGGGCCTGGACGTCACCGGCCTGGCCGAGCGGGTCCAGCTCGCCGACAGTGTCGCCGAGGCCGTCCGGGACGCGGATGTGGTGCAGGAGAACGGACCCGAGCGCGTCGAGTTCAAGAAGGACCTGTTCGCCACCCTGGTCCGGGAAGCGCCGCAGCACGCGCTGCTGCTGAGCTCTTCCTCGGCCATCCCGTCCTCGGCCTTCACCGGCGAGCTGGCGGCGGCGGACCGGATCCTCATCGGCCACCCGTTCAACCCGCCGCACCTCATCCCGCTGGTGGAGGTCGTGCCCGGCGAGCGCACCAGCGAGCAGTCGGTGGTCGCCGCGGTGGACTTCTACACCTTCCTCGGCCGCACCCCGGTGGTGGAGCGCAAGGAGATCCCCGGGTTCGTCGGCAACCGGCTGCAGAACGCGCTCAGCCGCGAGGCGATCTACCTGGTCGAGCAGGGCGTGGTGACACCGGAGGACCTGGACCGGGTGGTGACCAGCTCGCTGGGCATCCGCTGGGCCACGGTCGGGCCGTTCCTCGGCTCGCACCTGGGTGGTGGCCCCGGCGGTTACCGGCACATGGCCGAGCACATCGGCAAGTCGATGAAGCAGCTGTGGGCCGGTCTCGGCCAGCCCTCGCAGGACGAAGAACAGCAGGAACGGCTCATCGAAGCCGTGGAGAAGGCTTACGGCTCCTCCACGTACTCGGCACTGGCCGAGGCGCGCGACCGCAAGCAGATCGCCGTGCTGTCCGCTTTGGACAGTGCCAGCAAGGAGGAGAACTGA
- a CDS encoding acyl-CoA dehydrogenase family protein → MSMEPLADQLTADFYNYETLLADEERKILLQARELMREQVRPLVNENWAKGEFPRELIDIFRGSGLAGLPYEGYGEHPAAASHLLNGMLAMEMTRVDASVATFFGVHNGLAMYSIHAGGDQEQRDRWLPAMAAMDKIGAFAMTEPLGGSDVAGGMRTTAKRDGDTWILNGAKKWIGNATFADYVVVWARDVDDNHVKGFVVEKGTPGFSPVKIEGKIAFRIVENAEITLTEVRVPEANRLQRINSFRDVAEILRATRGGVAWQALGVMIGAYELALDYAKERKQFGRPIARFQLVQDLLVKSLGNITASWGMLVQLARLQDAGIFRDEHSALAKAFVTARMREVVAWGREIFGGNGILLEHDIARFFTDAEAIYSFEGTREMNTLIVGKSITGQSAFV, encoded by the coding sequence ATGAGCATGGAACCGCTTGCCGACCAGCTGACCGCCGACTTCTACAACTACGAGACGCTGCTGGCCGACGAGGAGCGCAAGATCCTCCTGCAGGCCCGTGAGCTGATGCGCGAGCAGGTCCGCCCGCTGGTGAACGAGAACTGGGCCAAGGGCGAGTTCCCCCGCGAGCTGATCGACATCTTCCGCGGCAGCGGGCTGGCCGGACTGCCCTACGAGGGCTACGGCGAGCACCCGGCCGCCGCCAGCCACCTGCTCAACGGCATGCTGGCCATGGAGATGACCCGCGTCGACGCCTCGGTGGCCACCTTCTTCGGTGTCCACAATGGACTGGCGATGTACTCCATCCACGCCGGTGGCGACCAGGAGCAGCGCGACCGCTGGCTGCCCGCGATGGCAGCCATGGACAAGATCGGCGCGTTCGCGATGACCGAGCCGCTCGGCGGTTCCGACGTCGCCGGTGGCATGCGCACCACCGCCAAGCGGGACGGCGACACCTGGATCCTCAACGGCGCCAAGAAGTGGATCGGCAACGCCACCTTCGCCGACTACGTGGTGGTGTGGGCACGCGATGTGGACGACAACCACGTCAAGGGATTCGTGGTCGAGAAGGGCACGCCGGGGTTCAGCCCGGTCAAGATCGAAGGCAAGATCGCCTTCCGGATCGTGGAGAACGCCGAGATCACCCTGACCGAGGTCCGGGTGCCGGAGGCCAACCGCTTGCAGCGGATCAACTCCTTCCGCGATGTGGCCGAGATCCTGCGCGCCACCAGGGGCGGGGTGGCCTGGCAGGCGCTGGGCGTGATGATCGGGGCCTACGAGCTGGCCCTGGACTACGCCAAGGAGCGCAAGCAGTTCGGCCGCCCGATCGCCCGTTTCCAGCTGGTGCAGGACCTGCTGGTGAAGAGCCTGGGCAACATCACCGCCAGCTGGGGCATGCTGGTGCAGCTGGCCAGGTTGCAGGACGCGGGGATCTTCCGCGACGAGCACTCCGCGCTGGCCAAGGCGTTCGTCACCGCGCGGATGCGGGAGGTGGTGGCCTGGGGCCGGGAGATCTTCGGCGGCAACGGGATCCTGCTGGAGCACGACATCGCCCGGTTCTTCACCGACGCCGAGGCGATCTACTCCTTCGAGGGCACCCGCGAGATGAACACCCTGATCGTGGGCAAGTCGATCACCGGGCAGAGCGCCTTCGTGTGA
- a CDS encoding helix-turn-helix domain-containing protein: MSVLNVDPVARIEDLVVWSDELVQQRSPGDREPLRLLLRDIAALYVHVARHREQPVAHRERIQAAARTAGVAGDELREVVRRLTDEAIRRTPEPAPLLAAAHAVLADLACAGPPRLARVRRLLNGEPPEREIRLPAPEYTVVVFRAGQLGPAGVAGLLAELDGQLVDGQEVLAGCHGDHAVLLVPGSTGEQRVRRLVADLLPSPLCAAMATCGPSTLTAGYDQAANVLALALAAARGPGLYGIDDFLMEYAAMRDPAVSARLVAIVRPLLGSDRLYETLTAFVRCGHNRGRTARELFVHRTTVDYRIRRIAEITGYDPTSGQGGQVLAAAVTIFALRAQRTAKNEREG, translated from the coding sequence ATGAGTGTGCTGAACGTGGATCCGGTCGCCCGGATCGAGGACCTGGTGGTGTGGTCGGACGAGCTGGTTCAGCAGCGGAGCCCCGGGGACCGGGAACCACTGCGCCTGCTGCTGCGGGATATCGCGGCGCTGTACGTCCACGTGGCGCGGCACCGGGAGCAGCCGGTGGCCCACCGGGAGCGGATCCAGGCGGCGGCGCGGACCGCGGGAGTTGCCGGGGACGAGCTGCGCGAGGTGGTCCGGCGCCTGACCGACGAGGCGATCCGGCGCACGCCCGAACCGGCGCCACTGCTGGCGGCCGCGCACGCGGTGCTGGCCGACCTGGCCTGCGCGGGCCCGCCGCGCCTGGCCAGGGTGCGGCGGCTGCTCAACGGTGAACCGCCGGAGCGGGAGATCCGCCTGCCCGCGCCGGAGTACACGGTCGTGGTGTTCCGGGCCGGCCAGCTCGGCCCGGCCGGTGTCGCCGGTCTGCTGGCTGAGCTGGACGGGCAGCTGGTGGACGGGCAGGAGGTGCTCGCGGGTTGTCACGGCGACCACGCGGTCCTGCTGGTTCCCGGGAGCACGGGGGAGCAGCGGGTCCGGCGGCTCGTCGCCGACCTGCTGCCCAGCCCGCTGTGCGCGGCCATGGCCACTTGCGGACCGAGCACCCTGACCGCCGGCTACGACCAGGCGGCGAACGTGCTGGCCCTGGCACTGGCCGCGGCTCGCGGACCGGGTTTGTACGGCATTGACGACTTCCTCATGGAGTACGCGGCCATGCGCGATCCCGCGGTGTCCGCGCGGCTGGTCGCCATCGTGCGGCCGTTGCTCGGCAGCGACCGGTTGTACGAGACGCTGACGGCATTTGTCCGGTGCGGCCACAACCGCGGCCGCACCGCACGGGAACTGTTCGTGCACCGGACCACGGTGGACTACCGGATCCGGCGGATCGCGGAGATCACCGGATATGACCCCACCAGCGGCCAAGGCGGCCAGGTGCTGGCCGCCGCCGTGACCATTTTCGCGCTGCGGGCTCAGCGAACTGCGAAGAACGAAAGGGAAGGCTAG
- a CDS encoding GDSL-type esterase/lipase family protein has product MVANYGDSDEGSDSFLSNRALFPRLKPLIKSRDLVFIQLAHNDKDTTATTFRDNLAKLVGGVRERGGIPVLMTPPVRRLFEGGKLNSWALHVNNKGVDLPAVIRALGRSANVPVLDLTAKTKALVESLGPAASERLYLTREANDNTHFSVAGATEMAGLVAQGVRELNLPLAGYLR; this is encoded by the coding sequence GTGGTCGCGAACTACGGCGACTCCGACGAGGGCTCGGACAGCTTCCTGTCCAACCGGGCGCTGTTCCCCAGGCTCAAACCGCTGATCAAGAGCCGGGACCTGGTGTTCATCCAGTTGGCGCACAACGACAAGGACACCACCGCGACCACCTTCCGCGACAACCTCGCGAAGCTGGTCGGCGGTGTGCGCGAACGCGGCGGCATCCCGGTGCTGATGACGCCGCCGGTGCGCAGGCTGTTCGAGGGCGGCAAGCTCAACTCGTGGGCGTTGCACGTCAACAACAAGGGCGTGGACCTGCCCGCGGTGATCCGGGCGCTCGGCCGGAGCGCGAACGTGCCGGTGCTCGACCTCACCGCGAAGACCAAGGCGCTGGTGGAGTCGCTGGGCCCGGCCGCCTCCGAGCGGCTGTACCTCACCAGGGAAGCCAACGACAACACCCACTTCTCCGTGGCCGGCGCGACGGAGATGGCCGGGCTGGTCGCGCAGGGCGTTCGCGAGCTGAACCTGCCGCTGGCGGGTTACCTGCGCTGA
- a CDS encoding glycosyl hydrolase 115 family protein produces MSNNKSNGWTRRSLLRGMAIAGVAPLLPGIAVAGQDELALVHDGSAADLFVDQADDPAVARAAGDLAADLARVSGVRPRLQRTTSGLSGTAVLIGTIGASPVIDRLIAEGRLDVAGVAGRWEASVTQVVRRPLPGVDRALVIAGSDRRGAVYGIYDTSERIGVSPWHWWADVPVARRGTVGVEAGTVKRGEPSVRYRGIFINDEQNLTTWSNRTQERDKNIGPETYKRIFELLLRLKANYLWPAMHPYTDHFNKHRDSVRLADEYGIVVGSSHPEALLRNGVHEWQPWAEAHRNPDGSLPEYDYTVNPGVIAEYWRARARENAAFESSWTIGMRGLHDSAFQTRHAKTVPEKVAVMNQIITDQRRILAEEVGAAATPQIFIPYKEVLDLYNAGVRVPEDITLVWPDDNHGNMRQMPTGEEQRRPGGNGLYYHISYWGSPKSYLWLDTTQLSKIWQELRRAHEHRVDRLWVINVGDIKSQEAGLSFCMDLAWDINRWGAGNVEDFLVEWAGRQFGQRHGREIAAIRTEFARLAAERRPEFVDRGSISLVHHGDEAGARMAAHEALLTRTRALGRQLPPAYQDAFFELVEYPVHGAYLMNLKYYWADRNALAARQGRGAGVNRYAELSEAAHAQEEALTRRYTTEIAGGKWNGVVNPYPSQIPQAPGRPAVVRVTPQQTSGLGVAAEGNETGAARPLSFSSYPRDRRFVDVFNTGFRSFPWRATTSHPWVRVSAISGTVTDQVRVWVSIDWQRAPLGRHEATVTFTGAGRSLSVPLRVHNDGEQARRRATGFVEAHGYVSIDAAHFHRRVPRGGADWRAVTGLGRRQAAVEAVPSTAVPITEDLTTRSPELSYRIRFTSTGTFPVTVFRLPSLDARGKRRLAIALDDGPAVVLSGQAIATGKKDDAWARNVTEGVEKLTGSLTVSTPGEHVLRLLMVDPAMVVDQIVVDTGGLPATYLAPPESYHPGAADRPAAAVDGFPNA; encoded by the coding sequence GTGTCGAACAACAAATCGAACGGCTGGACCCGCAGGTCGTTGTTGCGCGGTATGGCGATCGCCGGTGTGGCCCCGCTGCTGCCGGGGATCGCGGTGGCCGGGCAGGACGAGCTCGCCCTGGTCCACGACGGGTCCGCCGCCGACCTCTTCGTGGACCAGGCGGACGACCCGGCCGTGGCCCGTGCCGCGGGCGACCTGGCCGCCGACCTGGCCAGGGTCAGCGGCGTGCGGCCGCGCCTCCAGCGCACCACCTCGGGGTTGTCCGGGACCGCGGTGCTGATCGGCACCATCGGCGCGAGCCCGGTCATCGACCGACTGATCGCCGAGGGCAGGCTGGACGTCGCGGGGGTGGCCGGGCGGTGGGAAGCCTCGGTGACCCAGGTGGTGCGACGCCCGCTGCCCGGCGTGGACCGCGCGCTGGTGATCGCGGGCAGCGACCGGCGCGGCGCGGTGTACGGCATCTACGACACCTCGGAGCGGATCGGGGTGTCGCCGTGGCACTGGTGGGCCGACGTGCCGGTGGCGCGCCGCGGCACGGTGGGCGTCGAGGCGGGGACGGTCAAGCGTGGTGAGCCGTCGGTGCGGTACCGGGGCATCTTCATCAACGACGAGCAGAACCTGACCACCTGGTCCAACCGCACGCAGGAGCGGGACAAGAACATCGGCCCGGAGACCTACAAGAGAATCTTCGAGCTGTTGCTGCGGTTGAAGGCCAACTACCTGTGGCCGGCCATGCACCCCTACACCGACCACTTCAACAAGCACCGGGACAGCGTCCGGCTGGCCGACGAATACGGCATCGTGGTCGGCTCCAGCCACCCGGAAGCGCTGCTGCGCAACGGGGTGCACGAGTGGCAGCCGTGGGCGGAGGCGCACCGCAACCCCGACGGCAGCCTGCCGGAGTACGACTACACGGTGAACCCCGGCGTGATCGCCGAGTACTGGCGGGCGCGCGCCAGGGAGAACGCCGCCTTCGAGAGCAGCTGGACGATCGGCATGCGGGGCCTGCACGACTCCGCCTTCCAGACCCGGCACGCGAAGACGGTGCCGGAGAAGGTCGCGGTGATGAACCAGATCATCACCGACCAGCGCCGCATCCTCGCCGAGGAGGTCGGCGCCGCCGCCACCCCGCAGATCTTCATCCCCTACAAGGAGGTCCTGGACCTCTACAACGCCGGTGTGCGGGTGCCCGAGGACATCACCCTGGTCTGGCCGGATGACAACCACGGCAACATGCGGCAGATGCCCACCGGCGAGGAGCAGCGGCGGCCGGGCGGCAACGGGCTCTACTACCACATCTCGTACTGGGGCAGCCCGAAGAGCTACCTGTGGCTGGACACCACCCAGCTGAGCAAGATCTGGCAGGAGCTGCGCCGCGCCCACGAGCACCGCGTGGACCGCCTGTGGGTGATCAACGTCGGCGACATCAAGTCGCAGGAGGCCGGTCTGTCCTTCTGCATGGACCTGGCCTGGGACATCAACCGGTGGGGCGCGGGCAATGTCGAGGACTTCCTCGTCGAGTGGGCGGGCAGGCAGTTCGGGCAGCGGCACGGCAGGGAGATCGCCGCCATCCGCACCGAGTTCGCCCGGCTGGCTGCCGAGCGCCGACCGGAGTTCGTCGACCGGGGCTCGATCTCGCTGGTGCACCACGGCGACGAGGCGGGCGCGCGGATGGCCGCTCACGAGGCCCTGCTGACCCGGACCCGGGCGCTGGGCCGCCAGCTGCCGCCTGCCTACCAGGACGCCTTCTTCGAGCTGGTCGAGTACCCGGTGCACGGCGCCTACCTGATGAACCTCAAGTACTACTGGGCGGACCGCAACGCGCTGGCCGCCCGGCAGGGCCGCGGCGCGGGGGTGAACCGGTACGCGGAGCTGAGCGAGGCCGCGCACGCGCAGGAGGAGGCGCTCACCCGGCGCTACACCACCGAGATCGCCGGCGGCAAGTGGAACGGCGTGGTCAACCCCTATCCCTCGCAGATCCCCCAGGCGCCGGGCCGTCCGGCCGTGGTGCGGGTGACGCCGCAGCAAACCTCGGGGCTGGGCGTGGCCGCCGAGGGCAACGAGACCGGGGCCGCGCGTCCGCTGTCCTTCTCCTCCTATCCGCGCGACCGCCGGTTCGTGGACGTCTTCAACACCGGCTTCCGCTCCTTCCCCTGGCGTGCGACGACATCTCACCCGTGGGTGCGGGTGAGCGCGATCTCCGGCACCGTCACCGACCAGGTCCGTGTGTGGGTCTCGATCGACTGGCAGCGGGCGCCGCTCGGCAGGCACGAGGCGACGGTGACCTTCACCGGGGCCGGGCGGAGCCTGTCCGTGCCGCTGCGCGTGCACAACGACGGCGAGCAGGCCCGCAGGCGCGCAACGGGTTTTGTCGAGGCCCACGGCTACGTCTCCATCGACGCGGCGCACTTCCACCGGCGGGTGCCGCGCGGTGGCGCGGACTGGCGCGCGGTGACCGGACTGGGCAGGCGGCAGGCCGCGGTGGAGGCCGTGCCCTCGACCGCCGTGCCCATCACCGAGGACCTGACCACCCGCTCGCCGGAACTGTCCTACCGGATCCGGTTCACCAGCACCGGCACGTTCCCGGTGACGGTGTTCCGCCTGCCCTCATTGGACGCGCGCGGAAAACGGCGGCTCGCCATCGCCCTCGACGACGGCCCCGCCGTGGTGCTCTCCGGCCAGGCCATCGCCACCGGCAAGAAGGACGACGCCTGGGCGCGCAACGTCACCGAGGGCGTGGAGAAGCTCACCGGTTCGCTCACCGTCAGCACACCCGGCGAGCACGTGCTGCGCCTGCTGATGGTGGACCCCGCCATGGTCGTGGACCAGATCGTGGTGGACACCGGCGGCCTGCCCGCCACCTACCTCGCCCCGCCGGAGAGCTACCACCCGGGAGCGGCGGACCGTCCGGCCGCGGCCGTCGACGGCTTCCCCAACGCGTGA